A genomic segment from Acidobacteriota bacterium encodes:
- a CDS encoding coproporphyrinogen-III oxidase family protein — translation MANPEPATQTLDPTSTEVGSVFVSNYPPYSQWTPEAVEEVHRVLDQPPRPGVPLGLYMHIPFCRRRCKFCYFRVFTDRNSDQIQGYIDALIAEAAMYKDRAALAGRPVDFVYFGGGTPSYISVKHLEQLVAGVQESLPWDQAREIAFECEPGTLTRSKLEAIRGIGVTRLSLGVENFDDEILKENGRAHVTKEIDRVLPWVAELDFPQLNIDLIAGMVGETWETWKHTIDRTLEVSPDSVTIYQMELPYNTVYSKQVLEGGDGPPIANWELKREWQAYAFERLAENGYRVSSAYTMVKEGCHDPFVYRDSLWQGADLLPLGVSSFGHLSGVHFQNESGWTPYLERVEQGELPVSRAFVPSEDEKLTREVILQLKRGWLDRRPFQEKFGVDIRERFLQPLAELQEENLLDIEGDRIELRRPGLLRVDTLLPKFYAPEYRGARYT, via the coding sequence ATGGCCAATCCTGAACCCGCCACTCAGACGCTGGACCCCACCTCCACGGAGGTCGGCAGCGTCTTTGTCTCCAACTATCCTCCCTATTCCCAGTGGACTCCGGAGGCGGTGGAGGAGGTGCATCGGGTGTTGGATCAGCCGCCCCGCCCCGGCGTCCCCCTGGGGCTCTACATGCACATTCCCTTCTGCCGGCGGCGCTGCAAATTCTGCTACTTCCGCGTCTTCACGGACCGCAATTCGGACCAGATTCAGGGCTATATCGATGCCCTCATCGCCGAAGCGGCGATGTACAAGGACCGGGCGGCGCTGGCCGGGCGGCCGGTGGATTTCGTCTACTTCGGTGGCGGCACGCCGTCCTACATCAGCGTCAAGCACTTGGAACAGCTGGTGGCCGGAGTCCAGGAGAGCCTGCCCTGGGACCAGGCCCGGGAAATCGCTTTCGAATGCGAGCCCGGCACCCTCACCCGCTCCAAGCTGGAAGCCATCCGGGGCATCGGCGTCACCCGCCTGAGCCTCGGAGTGGAGAACTTCGACGACGAGATCCTGAAGGAGAACGGCCGCGCTCACGTCACCAAGGAGATCGACCGGGTGCTGCCGTGGGTGGCGGAGCTGGACTTCCCTCAGCTCAACATCGACCTCATCGCCGGCATGGTGGGAGAGACCTGGGAAACCTGGAAGCACACCATCGACAGGACCCTGGAGGTCTCCCCGGACAGCGTTACCATTTACCAGATGGAGCTGCCCTACAACACCGTCTATTCAAAGCAGGTGTTGGAGGGTGGTGACGGCCCGCCCATCGCCAATTGGGAGCTCAAGCGCGAGTGGCAGGCCTACGCTTTCGAGCGTCTGGCGGAGAACGGCTATCGAGTGTCCAGCGCCTACACCATGGTCAAGGAAGGCTGCCACGACCCCTTCGTTTACCGCGATTCTCTGTGGCAGGGAGCGGATCTGCTGCCCCTGGGAGTCTCCTCCTTCGGCCACCTCTCCGGCGTCCACTTCCAGAACGAGAGCGGCTGGACCCCTTATCTGGAACGCGTCGAGCAGGGCGAGCTGCCGGTGAGCCGGGCCTTCGTGCCCTCGGAGGACGAGAAGCTCACCCGGGAGGTGATTCTGCAGCTCAAGCGCGGCTGGCTGGATCGCCGGCCGTTCCAGGAGAAGTTCGGCGTCGATATCCGGGAACGCTTCCTGCAGCCTTTGGCGGAGCTCCAGGAAGAGAATCTTCTGGATATCGAAGGAGATCGCATCGAGTTGCGCCGTCCGGGGCTGCTGCGGGTCGATACGCTCCTGCCGAAATTCTATGCACCGGAATACCGCGGCGCGCGCTATACCTGA